A stretch of Sinimarinibacterium sp. NLF-5-8 DNA encodes these proteins:
- a CDS encoding pilus assembly protein PilP, producing the protein MKSVRPMLLIISLLGAGLLSGCEQDMSDLQQQVAALKARKSTRIPPIPQPKQADSFTYDAADRRDPFIEIVPAVRVAAIASGPRPNLSRNREPLEEFPLDALRMVGTITTSGGVFALIRTPDKVINRVTIGNYLGQNYGQIKSIDPTQVSLMELIEDGFGGWIARAASLSLDDSPSTPGANH; encoded by the coding sequence ATGAAATCCGTCAGACCGATGCTGTTGATCATCAGCCTGCTCGGCGCCGGGCTGCTCAGTGGCTGTGAACAGGACATGAGCGACCTGCAACAGCAGGTTGCCGCGCTCAAGGCGCGCAAATCCACGCGTATTCCACCGATCCCCCAACCCAAGCAAGCCGACAGCTTCACCTACGATGCCGCCGATCGCCGCGATCCCTTCATCGAAATCGTGCCTGCGGTGCGCGTTGCCGCAATCGCCAGCGGCCCGCGTCCCAATCTCAGCCGCAACCGCGAGCCGCTGGAGGAGTTTCCGCTGGACGCCCTGCGCATGGTCGGCACCATCACCACGTCCGGCGGAGTGTTTGCGCTGATCCGTACGCCTGACAAGGTCATCAACCGCGTGACCATTGGCAACTACCTGGGGCAAAACTATGGCCAGATCAAAAGCATCGACCCGACCCAGGTCAGTCTGATGGAACTGATCGAAGACGGCTTTGGGGGCTGGATCGCGCGCGCGGCCAGTCTCTCGCTGGACGACAGCCCCTCCACCCCCGGCGCAAATCATTGA
- a CDS encoding type 4a pilus biogenesis protein PilO, with protein sequence MNLQEAIDQLNTLDINNPGAWPGWARRAAVVLAAVVLVLAGLWFWVKPVYEQIESARNKEQSLLQELDGKQRKVAALDAYKAQLAEMERQFGDMLRQLPSRAEVANLLTDISQKRVESGLEEELFQPEPEVPKEFYAEIPNKIVLVGHYHQMGDFVSAVAALPRIVTVENVDIRAAGAASNARNSDKKPATQLRLTGTAQTYRYLDDEEIAAAKPTPAPRRR encoded by the coding sequence ATGAACCTGCAAGAAGCCATTGACCAGCTCAACACGCTGGACATCAACAACCCCGGCGCATGGCCGGGCTGGGCACGCCGCGCGGCGGTGGTGCTGGCCGCCGTGGTGCTGGTGCTGGCCGGGCTGTGGTTCTGGGTCAAACCCGTTTACGAGCAGATCGAAAGCGCGCGCAACAAAGAACAAAGCCTGCTGCAAGAGCTTGATGGCAAGCAGCGCAAGGTGGCCGCACTCGACGCCTACAAAGCACAACTGGCCGAAATGGAGCGCCAGTTTGGTGACATGCTGCGACAGCTGCCCAGCCGTGCCGAAGTCGCCAATCTGCTGACCGACATCTCGCAAAAGCGCGTTGAATCCGGGCTTGAAGAAGAACTGTTTCAACCCGAGCCAGAAGTCCCCAAGGAGTTCTACGCCGAAATCCCCAACAAGATCGTCCTGGTCGGCCACTATCACCAGATGGGCGATTTTGTCAGCGCCGTTGCCGCACTGCCGCGCATCGTCACGGTTGAAAATGTCGATATTCGTGCAGCGGGCGCCGCCAGCAACGCCCGCAACAGCGATAAAAAACCCGCAACCCAATTGCGTCTCACCGGCACGGCGCAGACCTATCGCTACCTTGACGATGAAGAAATCGCCGCAGCCAAGCCCACCCCGGCACCCCGGAGACGCTGA
- a CDS encoding pilus assembly protein PilM encodes MAGLQTLLRKNGTPLIGLDISSSAVKLLELSRKGAGYHVDAYATEPLPPGAIADRQIQEPKLVGEAVARAVKKAGTRARQVAVAVPGTTAITKIVEMPVHLAEDELEAQLKAEADQYIPYPIDEVSLDFSILGPNPKNSAFNNVLLAACRKEQVERLCAAVEVAGLKPRVVDVDAYALENACQLLQPQMPDAGKGRTIALIDMGASTTAILVLHDNKTVFTRDQAFGGRQLSEDIMRSYGMTHDQAQLAKRSGALPEGYATDVLEPFITDMAQQIDRSLQFFFSSASQFTHVDQLILAGGCAHINGVDGQIQQRLQIPTAIARPLAGMGVASRIKPDLLAQDEATLMIACGLALRAFDEPRP; translated from the coding sequence ATGGCAGGCTTGCAGACATTATTGCGAAAAAACGGCACGCCGCTGATCGGGCTGGATATCAGTTCGAGTGCGGTCAAGCTGCTGGAGCTTTCACGCAAGGGCGCTGGGTACCATGTGGATGCGTACGCCACCGAGCCATTGCCGCCGGGCGCGATTGCCGACCGTCAGATTCAGGAACCCAAACTGGTGGGCGAGGCCGTGGCGCGCGCAGTCAAGAAAGCCGGAACCCGTGCCCGCCAGGTTGCCGTGGCGGTGCCCGGCACCACCGCCATCACCAAGATCGTTGAAATGCCGGTTCACCTGGCCGAAGACGAGCTTGAGGCGCAGCTCAAGGCCGAGGCTGACCAATACATCCCCTACCCCATCGATGAAGTCAGTCTCGACTTTTCGATTCTTGGCCCCAATCCCAAAAACAGTGCGTTCAACAACGTGCTGCTGGCGGCGTGTCGCAAGGAACAGGTGGAACGGTTGTGCGCTGCGGTCGAAGTCGCCGGACTCAAGCCGCGCGTGGTCGATGTGGACGCCTATGCGCTCGAAAATGCCTGCCAGCTGCTGCAACCGCAGATGCCGGATGCCGGCAAAGGGCGCACCATTGCCCTCATTGACATGGGCGCCAGCACCACTGCGATTCTGGTCTTGCATGACAACAAGACGGTCTTTACCCGCGACCAGGCGTTTGGCGGACGCCAGCTCAGCGAAGACATCATGCGCAGCTACGGCATGACCCACGATCAGGCGCAGCTGGCCAAGCGCAGCGGCGCGCTGCCCGAAGGCTACGCCACCGATGTGCTGGAACCCTTCATCACCGACATGGCGCAGCAGATCGACCGATCACTGCAATTTTTCTTCTCCTCCGCCAGCCAGTTCACCCATGTCGATCAATTGATCCTCGCCGGGGGTTGTGCGCACATCAATGGCGTTGATGGGCAAATCCAGCAGCGCTTGCAGATTCCCACCGCCATTGCCCGTCCGCTCGCCGGCATGGGCGTGGCCTCGCGCATCAAGCCTGATCTGCTGGCGCAGGATGAAGCCACACTGATGATCGCCTGCGGTCTGGCGTTGCGCGCCTTTGACGAGCCCCGGCCATGA
- a CDS encoding PilN domain-containing protein, whose protein sequence is MTLQINLLDWRAARREQRKQAFITHLALGIGVAAAAVFGVYTLVDGELSHQQQRNQYLQEQIKELDAQLVEIKELERTRANLIARMKVIEELEASRTASVHFFDEIVNTLPEGVNLTGLKQQGSSVTLEGIAESNGRISTYMKNLDASLWFSDPRLIVIKTNEKDQRRQAQFTLQVKRLIQPKSAEGADDAGDDEVLE, encoded by the coding sequence ATGACCTTGCAGATCAATTTGCTGGACTGGCGCGCCGCACGGCGCGAGCAGCGCAAGCAGGCATTCATCACCCATCTTGCGCTGGGCATCGGTGTGGCCGCCGCCGCAGTGTTCGGGGTCTACACCCTGGTCGATGGCGAGTTGAGCCATCAGCAGCAGCGCAATCAGTATCTGCAGGAACAGATCAAGGAACTGGACGCGCAGCTGGTCGAAATCAAAGAACTGGAGCGAACCCGCGCCAATCTGATCGCGCGGATGAAAGTCATCGAGGAGCTGGAAGCCAGCCGTACCGCCTCGGTTCACTTTTTTGATGAAATCGTCAACACCCTGCCTGAAGGCGTCAACCTGACCGGACTCAAGCAGCAAGGCAGCAGCGTCACGCTGGAAGGCATCGCCGAATCCAATGGCCGGATTTCCACCTACATGAAAAATCTCGATGCCTCCCTGTGGTTCTCCGACCCCCGCCTGATCGTCATCAAGACCAACGAAAAGGATCAGCGGCGGCAGGCACAGTTCACGCTCCAGGTCAAACGGCTGATCCAGCCGAAAAGCGCCGAAGGCGCTGACGATGCCGGTGACGACGAGGTGCTCGAATGA